One stretch of Nitrospiria bacterium DNA includes these proteins:
- a CDS encoding AraC family ligand binding domain-containing protein, with amino-acid sequence MHEAGFYKDIDRKKIAAEVQREGFDPYLISDPPGATYPPHSHRETKLLVILSGNMEVNIQGEGFSCSPGDRLLIPGNMEHSAKVGENGCQFFWSEKLL; translated from the coding sequence ATGCACGAGGCAGGATTTTATAAGGATATTGACCGAAAAAAAATAGCCGCGGAGGTCCAGAGAGAGGGGTTTGATCCCTATCTCATTTCAGATCCCCCAGGTGCCACCTATCCTCCCCATTCCCACCGTGAAACGAAACTGTTGGTCATCCTTTCCGGGAATATGGAAGTGAACATACAGGGAGAGGGGTTTTCCTGTTCCCCCGGTGACCGGTTGTTGATTCCCGGAAATATGGAGCATTCCGCCAAGGTGGGGGAGAACGGGTGTCAATTTTTCTGGTCCGAGAAGCTCCTCTGA
- the ilvD gene encoding dihydroxy-acid dehydratase codes for MMKPNKKGSRVIMEGDDRAPARAMLKAVGFTDKDLSKPIVGIANTWTEVGPCNFHLRRLAEKVKEGVRAAGGTPMEFNTVTISDGITMGTEGMKTSLISREVVADSIELEGRGNMFDAMVALSGCDKTIPGTVMALIRLNVPSLMLYGGSIMAGHYQEKDLTIQDVFEAVGAHGAGKMDDTQFKGIEDAACPGAGACGGQFTANTMATAIEILGMAPMGSGSVPAMDPKKDEVAFNAGLIVMEMVKRGLKPSQIVTRGAIENAIASIAATGGSTNGVLHFLAIAREAGIPLKIEDFDAISSRTPLLADLKPGGRFVAPDLYRAGGITLVAKRLLDAGLLNKDEMTVTGKRIGEEASRATETPGQEVLRPLSNPIKKTGGLVILKGNLAPEGCVIKVAGHERMTHEGPAKVFDCEEDAFQAVQNGSIQPGDVVVIRYEGPVGGPGMREMLGVTSALVGAGLGDSVALITDGRFSGATHGLMAGHVAPEASKGGPIAIVKNGDTIAFDIPSRQLEVKLSKEEMAERFKTWTPPAPRYTRGVMAKYAKLVSSASEGAITG; via the coding sequence ATGATGAAGCCAAACAAAAAGGGGAGCCGGGTCATTATGGAAGGGGATGACCGGGCACCTGCTCGCGCCATGTTGAAAGCCGTGGGGTTTACCGACAAAGATCTTTCAAAGCCCATCGTGGGCATTGCCAATACCTGGACCGAGGTGGGGCCTTGTAATTTCCACCTCAGGAGACTGGCCGAAAAGGTGAAAGAGGGGGTTCGTGCCGCGGGAGGAACCCCCATGGAATTTAATACCGTGACCATTTCCGATGGAATTACCATGGGAACCGAAGGCATGAAGACCTCCCTGATCAGCCGGGAGGTGGTGGCGGATTCCATTGAGCTGGAGGGCCGGGGAAATATGTTTGATGCCATGGTGGCCTTATCGGGGTGCGATAAAACCATTCCCGGGACGGTCATGGCCCTGATCCGATTGAATGTTCCCTCGTTAATGCTTTATGGGGGATCCATCATGGCCGGGCATTACCAGGAGAAGGATTTAACCATTCAGGACGTATTCGAAGCAGTGGGTGCCCATGGGGCGGGTAAAATGGACGATACACAATTTAAAGGCATTGAAGATGCAGCCTGTCCGGGAGCGGGGGCCTGTGGTGGACAGTTCACGGCCAACACCATGGCCACCGCCATCGAGATTTTAGGGATGGCCCCAATGGGAAGCGGTTCCGTTCCCGCCATGGATCCCAAGAAGGATGAGGTGGCCTTTAATGCCGGGTTGATCGTCATGGAAATGGTCAAGCGCGGTCTGAAACCCAGTCAGATTGTCACCCGAGGGGCTATTGAAAACGCCATTGCCTCCATCGCCGCAACGGGGGGATCCACCAACGGGGTTCTTCATTTTTTGGCCATTGCCCGTGAGGCCGGCATTCCACTCAAGATCGAAGATTTCGATGCCATCAGCTCTCGAACGCCCCTGTTGGCGGACTTAAAACCCGGAGGACGATTTGTGGCACCGGACCTTTACCGTGCCGGAGGGATTACCCTGGTGGCGAAAAGACTTTTAGATGCGGGCCTTTTGAACAAAGACGAAATGACGGTGACCGGAAAGCGTATCGGTGAAGAAGCCAGCCGTGCCACTGAGACCCCCGGTCAGGAAGTATTACGGCCCTTATCCAACCCCATCAAAAAAACGGGAGGGTTGGTCATCCTTAAGGGGAACCTGGCCCCCGAGGGATGTGTGATCAAAGTGGCCGGCCACGAGCGGATGACTCACGAAGGCCCTGCAAAGGTTTTCGATTGCGAAGAGGATGCTTTTCAAGCGGTTCAAAATGGTTCGATCCAGCCGGGGGATGTGGTCGTCATCCGGTATGAAGGGCCTGTGGGCGGACCCGGCATGCGGGAGATGCTGGGTGTGACCAGTGCCCTGGTGGGGGCGGGTCTTGGGGATTCGGTGGCGTTAATCACCGACGGCCGTTTTTCCGGAGCCACCCACGGTTTAATGGCGGGCCACGTGGCCCCCGAAGCATCCAAAGGCGGCCCTATTGCCATTGTCAAAAATGGAGATACCATTGCGTTTGATATCCCATCCCGGCAATTGGAAGTGAAATTATCCAAGGAAGAGATGGCCGAGCGGTTTAAAACGTGGACCCCCCCGGCCCCACGGTATACCCGGGGCGTGATGGCCAAATATGCCAAATTGGTATCGTCGGCATCCGAGGGGGCGATCACCGGATGA
- a CDS encoding MMPL family transporter — MLIRFYDKVILAYPKIIFLLICLSILFLGFQAKNLIIDASAETLVLEGDKDLDFTRLVYSRFGVRDFLIVTYQPKDDLLSEKSLKNLKKLKEDLTHLDGVESITSLLDVPLLESPPRPVKELVKNIQTIESPMVDKDLARQELARSPIYRNLIVSPDLKTSALLLNLPTDEVYFELLDRRNHFNAKRKKENLNTEEKRAYQKVLQDFKDHRTRNRVQQHQLILNTRSVMDRYREDAELFLGGVNMIADDLISFVKNDLKVFGFGVTVFLIITLMIIFGQIRWVFLPLICVVFSAVAMLGLLGLFGWEVTVISSNFISLQLIITMALTIHLIVRYRELAQKNPDWEQKQLVLDTVRSMAQPCTFAILTTIAGFGSLIFSDILPVINFGWMMSAGISISLLLTFLIFPTVMVLLKKRTPNVSFESHFRLTNYLAQFTQQHGTLILLVSAVTLILSGIGISRLIVENSFINYFKESTEIFQGLKTIDQQLGGTTPLEVVVDLQKPPGESPGVISDHQQMNGNGIEDDLFSEFEEEFEAVKDEAKYWFTSDKMEQVMNIHNYLDSIPETGKVLSLGTMLKVGENLNDGKPLDNFQLALVYHELPERYRDLILTPYVSVEYNQLRFFTRVKDSEKDLRRNEFLKKIEKGLTEDLGLKKENVHLAGLLVLYNNMLQSLFGSQILTLGVTLGALMIMFLILFRSFILSLIAIFPNVLSIGVVLGFMGWMKIPLDMMTITIAAISVGIAVDDTIHYIHRFRKEFQKDKNYSQTMNRCHGSIGYAMFYTSITIIIGFSILIFSNFIPTIYFGLLTGLAMIIALISALTLLPQLIVWLKPFGREGIPG, encoded by the coding sequence ATGCTGATCCGTTTTTACGATAAGGTCATCCTAGCCTATCCAAAAATAATCTTCCTTCTGATTTGCCTTTCCATTTTATTTCTAGGCTTTCAAGCCAAAAACCTGATTATTGATGCGTCTGCTGAAACCTTAGTGCTTGAGGGTGACAAAGACCTGGATTTTACCCGTTTGGTTTATTCCCGATTTGGGGTCCGTGATTTTCTTATTGTGACGTACCAGCCAAAGGATGATCTCCTTTCTGAGAAATCTCTTAAAAACCTTAAAAAATTAAAAGAGGACCTTACTCACCTGGATGGGGTGGAATCCATTACCTCTTTATTGGATGTTCCTCTCCTTGAAAGCCCCCCCAGGCCGGTGAAAGAACTGGTGAAGAATATTCAGACCATAGAATCGCCCATGGTGGATAAGGACCTAGCTCGTCAGGAATTGGCCAGGAGCCCTATATACAGAAACCTGATTGTCAGTCCTGATTTAAAAACCTCTGCGCTTCTTTTGAACTTACCGACGGATGAAGTCTATTTCGAACTTTTGGACCGCCGGAATCATTTTAATGCAAAAAGGAAAAAAGAAAACCTCAATACAGAAGAAAAAAGGGCGTACCAAAAGGTGTTACAGGATTTTAAGGACCATCGAACCCGGAATAGGGTCCAACAGCATCAATTGATTCTTAACACTCGATCGGTTATGGATCGTTATCGGGAAGACGCGGAATTGTTTTTGGGTGGTGTTAATATGATTGCGGATGATTTAATTTCCTTTGTCAAGAATGATTTAAAGGTTTTCGGGTTTGGAGTGACGGTTTTTCTTATCATTACCTTAATGATTATATTTGGACAAATCCGGTGGGTCTTTTTACCTCTAATCTGTGTGGTATTCTCTGCGGTGGCCATGCTTGGATTGCTGGGGTTGTTTGGTTGGGAAGTCACCGTGATTTCATCCAATTTTATTTCTTTGCAACTCATAATAACGATGGCGTTAACGATTCATCTAATTGTTCGATACCGTGAACTGGCCCAGAAAAATCCCGATTGGGAGCAGAAGCAATTGGTCCTGGATACAGTCCGTTCCATGGCACAACCTTGTACGTTTGCAATTTTAACCACCATTGCTGGTTTTGGTTCATTGATTTTTTCTGATATTCTCCCTGTGATTAACTTTGGGTGGATGATGAGTGCAGGAATTTCAATTTCCCTTTTATTAACATTTCTAATTTTTCCAACCGTGATGGTGCTCCTTAAAAAACGGACCCCTAATGTGTCTTTTGAATCTCATTTCAGGCTAACAAATTATCTTGCTCAATTCACCCAGCAACATGGAACCCTTATCCTTTTGGTCAGCGCGGTAACTTTAATTTTGAGTGGGATTGGGATTTCGCGACTCATTGTAGAGAATAGTTTTATTAATTATTTTAAAGAGTCCACAGAGATTTTTCAGGGGTTAAAAACAATCGATCAACAGCTCGGAGGAACCACCCCGTTAGAAGTCGTCGTGGATTTGCAAAAACCTCCAGGGGAATCTCCAGGGGTAATTTCGGATCATCAGCAGATGAATGGCAATGGAATCGAGGATGACCTGTTTTCTGAATTTGAGGAAGAATTTGAAGCCGTGAAGGACGAAGCAAAATATTGGTTTACCTCCGATAAAATGGAACAGGTAATGAACATTCACAATTATTTGGACAGTATTCCCGAAACGGGGAAAGTTTTATCCCTGGGTACCATGCTCAAAGTGGGAGAAAACCTGAATGATGGGAAGCCTTTGGATAATTTTCAATTGGCACTGGTCTACCATGAGCTGCCGGAGAGGTACCGTGATTTGATTTTGACGCCTTATGTTTCTGTCGAATATAACCAGTTGCGGTTTTTTACCCGTGTTAAAGATTCGGAGAAAGATCTCCGCAGGAATGAGTTTTTAAAAAAAATTGAAAAAGGTTTGACCGAAGATCTGGGTTTAAAAAAAGAAAATGTTCACCTGGCAGGGCTCTTGGTTTTGTACAATAACATGCTCCAGAGTTTGTTCGGTTCTCAAATTCTTACCCTGGGTGTCACGTTGGGCGCTTTGATGATCATGTTTTTAATTCTATTCCGTTCCTTTATCCTTTCATTGATTGCCATTTTCCCCAATGTATTGTCCATCGGTGTGGTTTTAGGGTTTATGGGGTGGATGAAAATTCCCCTGGATATGATGACGATTACCATTGCCGCCATAAGCGTAGGCATTGCAGTGGATGATACCATTCATTATATTCACCGATTCAGAAAAGAGTTTCAAAAGGATAAAAACTATTCACAAACCATGAACCGATGTCATGGGAGTATCGGCTATGCCATGTTTTATACATCTATTACCATCATCATTGGGTTTTCAATTCTAATTTTTTCAAATTTTATTCCTACCATTTATTTTGGTCTCCTCACCGGTTTGGCAATGATCATTGCATTAATTTCTGCCTTGACCCTGTTACCCCAGCTCATTGTTTGGCTGAAGCCTTTTGGCCGGGAGGGTATTCCGGGGTAG